Proteins encoded together in one Candidatus Aegiribacteria sp. window:
- a CDS encoding glycosyltransferase family 39 protein has translation MLFADRTILRKYMKENSWIPYLIVFAAGLALRFICIGSKSLWVDEAYAAGLMDRSITDLITMSTAGSPHPPLAFLFIKLSSVIFGNSEAGLRVVSALASALAAIPLMAFISRKINLKSAFWAGMIWAVSPFAVSLGQEAWLYGITAFFGFLFIDIADRAWRGNRRAVFALLPIALIGMIIQHLFGLYIIAGFGLYFTVPRQDRLKFSRFVLLICLFLLFYSPFCLLLIKQASFRADRMSRAGLDMAAVLKYRFLIRIPSVFARLIPGGLLIEAGRQFLVDKKQIFFWCIFGCGQLLLLINLFLRNVLNSKFRNWLLLVFVLPFLIFLKEDPTVRHLTILWIPLAFAIASAVDRWKRSGPVILAITAIMLSPYYNISSFPYHRADWRAAVEFVENRIEHGESVLVIGGQSGGLIWDYYCDENTTRTVFGVDDPYTENLTPPSTGADFVIDSLLHEYDSIWIVKDYWGGPRAADFASDHVILLENWISPLMEILHVSSGPAGQ, from the coding sequence ATGCTGTTTGCTGACAGGACCATACTTCGGAAGTACATGAAAGAGAACAGCTGGATACCATATCTGATTGTCTTTGCAGCAGGTCTTGCGCTTCGTTTCATTTGTATCGGCTCAAAGAGCCTGTGGGTTGATGAAGCATACGCCGCGGGACTCATGGACAGAAGTATTACTGATCTGATTACGATGTCTACGGCAGGTTCGCCACATCCACCGCTGGCTTTTCTGTTCATCAAACTTTCATCTGTCATATTTGGAAACAGTGAAGCGGGGCTGAGGGTGGTTTCAGCTCTTGCTTCGGCTCTGGCCGCCATTCCGCTTATGGCTTTTATTTCAAGAAAAATAAACTTGAAATCCGCCTTCTGGGCAGGAATGATATGGGCTGTATCACCCTTCGCGGTCTCTCTCGGACAGGAAGCATGGCTGTACGGTATAACAGCCTTTTTCGGGTTCCTTTTCATTGATATCGCGGACAGAGCATGGCGCGGAAACAGGAGAGCTGTGTTTGCCCTTCTTCCCATCGCGCTTATCGGAATGATCATCCAGCATCTGTTTGGTTTGTATATCATCGCGGGATTTGGACTCTACTTCACGGTACCCCGCCAGGATCGGCTGAAATTCAGTCGATTTGTTCTTCTGATCTGTCTGTTCCTGTTGTTCTATTCACCGTTCTGTTTACTGTTGATCAAACAGGCTTCGTTCAGAGCAGATAGAATGAGCAGAGCAGGGTTGGACATGGCCGCTGTTCTGAAGTACCGTTTTCTGATTCGGATACCATCGGTATTCGCACGGCTAATTCCAGGAGGTCTTCTTATTGAGGCTGGTCGACAGTTTCTTGTTGATAAGAAGCAGATATTCTTCTGGTGCATCTTTGGATGTGGTCAGTTATTGCTTTTGATAAACCTGTTCCTTCGAAATGTTCTTAACAGCAAATTCAGAAATTGGCTCCTGCTTGTGTTCGTGCTTCCTTTTCTGATATTTCTGAAAGAAGATCCAACCGTCAGGCACCTTACAATACTCTGGATTCCTCTCGCTTTCGCCATTGCTTCCGCGGTTGATAGATGGAAGCGTTCCGGTCCTGTGATTCTTGCCATAACAGCTATAATGCTGTCTCCCTATTACAATATCAGCAGTTTTCCCTATCACAGAGCTGACTGGCGCGCCGCAGTTGAATTCGTTGAGAACAGAATTGAACACGGTGAGAGTGTTCTCGTTATTGGAGGACAATCCGGAGGGTTAATCTGGGATTACTACTGTGATGAGAATACTACCAGAACAGTATTCGGAGTGGATGATCCATATACGGAAAATCTGACACCCCCAAGCACCGGAGCAGATTTCGTTATTGACAGTCTGCTGCATGAATATGACAGTATCTGGATCGTAAAAGATTACTGGGGAGGTCCAAGAGCTGCAGACTTCGCTTCGGATCATGTAATACTTCTGGAAAACTGGATAAGTCCCTTAATGGAAATTCTTCACGTTTCATCAGGACCCGCCGGACAGTAA